One window of the Hemiscyllium ocellatum isolate sHemOce1 chromosome 11, sHemOce1.pat.X.cur, whole genome shotgun sequence genome contains the following:
- the c1galt1c1 gene encoding C1GALT1-specific chaperone 1: protein MIKEGSSFMKGMILGGIVCLVFTLFNNMKISGELGLRSHEHRHLKAPDKEELLKLPETKRMELSLTIRVLCLIMVTPKEIGYWASVVETWSKHCDKAVFYSPETIKVFESVSLATEDQWIQTRRALKHAYENFKDEYNWFFLAKSSTFAIIENLKFFLLNKDPEQPFYIGHSVKSGELEYVEFSSGVVLSIEALERLYRVLDDPMKCPEKGSLLWKMSEEKELAVCLKYTGIVADNAEDNEGKELFNSKNINTLVVEAMSNHPSEVVEGCCSDVAITFHGHSPNHMHVLMYGVYRLRPYGHIFNDALIFMPPLNSDND from the coding sequence ATGATAAAAGAAGGCAGTTCCTTCATGAAAGGTATGATATTGGGTGGAATAGTTTGTTTGGTCTTCACCCTTTTTAATAACATGAAGATAAGCGGAGAATTGGGATTGCGAAGCCACGAACACCGCCACCTCAAAGCTCCCGACAAGGAAGAACTCCTGAAGCTGCCCGAGACTAAGCGTATGGAGCTCAGTCTCACTATCCGTGTTCTTTGCTTGATCATGGTTACACCCAAAGAAATTGGTTATTGGGCCTCTGTGGTAGAAACGTGGAGCAAACATTGTGATAAAGCTGTCTTTTACAGCCCGGAAACCATAAAAGTCTTTGAATCAGTCAGCCTAGCAACAGAAGATCAATGGATCCAAACCAGAAGAGCCCTTAAGCACGCATATGAGAACTTCAAAGATGAGTATAATTGGTTTTTCTTGGCAAAATCATCTACGTTTGCAATTATTGAAAATCTTAAGTTCTTTTTACTAAATAAAGATCCAGAACAGCCTTTCTATATTGGTCATTCAGTTAAGTCTGGTGAATTGGAATATGTGGAATTTTCTTCAGGCGTGGTCCTAAGTATAGAAGCATTAGAAAGACTCTATCGCGTGCTTGATGATCCTATGAAATGCCCAGAAAAGGGGAGTTTGCTGTGGAAGATGTCTGAAGAAAAGGAACTTGCAGTATGTCTGAAGTACACAGGAATTGTTGCTGATAATGCAGAAGATAATGAAGGAAAAGAACTGTTTAATTCAAAAAATATAAACACCCTTGTTGTGGAGGCAATGTCCAATCACCCGAGTGAAGTTGTGGAAGGATGTTGCTCTGATGTGGCTATTACTTTTCATGGACATTCACCTAACCATATGCATGTTCTCATGTATGGTGTTTACAGACTACGACCTTATGGGCATATATTTAATGATGCACTGATTTtcatgccacctttaaactcagACAATGATTAA